The following coding sequences are from one Streptomyces angustmyceticus window:
- the corA gene encoding magnesium/cobalt transporter CorA, whose product MIVDCAIYRDGRRAECASDFSHALQEARAEGDAFLWLGLHEPTEQEFDLVSSEFGLHPLAVEDALKAHQRPKLEVYDDSLFMVLKPVTYDDTASTVTASEVMVFLGEAFVVTVRHGEASPLAAVRRRLEEHPEILRHGPGAVLYAVCDAVVDHYIDVASELQLDLEELEAEVFAPVRRDTKNTAAEIYAFKREVLEFRRATGPLSAPMTLLQNPGVPYVHDHARPFFRDVDDHLTRANESVESLDRLLSDILAAHLAQMGVRQNDDMRKISAWAALAAVPTLIAGIYGMNFADMPELRWNLGYPTVLLAMVVIEVSLYRLFKRRGWL is encoded by the coding sequence GTGATCGTGGACTGCGCCATCTACCGGGACGGCCGCCGCGCCGAGTGCGCGAGCGATTTCTCCCACGCGCTCCAGGAGGCGCGGGCCGAGGGCGACGCCTTCCTGTGGCTGGGGCTGCACGAGCCGACGGAGCAGGAGTTCGACCTCGTCAGCAGCGAGTTCGGGCTGCACCCGCTGGCCGTCGAGGACGCGCTCAAGGCGCACCAGCGGCCCAAGTTGGAGGTCTACGACGACTCGCTGTTCATGGTGCTGAAGCCGGTCACCTACGACGACACGGCCTCCACGGTGACCGCGTCGGAGGTGATGGTCTTCCTGGGCGAGGCGTTCGTGGTCACCGTCCGGCACGGCGAGGCCAGCCCGCTGGCGGCGGTGCGCCGGCGGCTGGAGGAGCACCCGGAGATCCTCCGGCACGGCCCCGGCGCGGTGCTGTACGCGGTCTGTGACGCGGTGGTCGACCACTACATCGACGTGGCCTCCGAACTCCAGCTGGACCTGGAGGAGTTGGAGGCGGAGGTGTTCGCTCCGGTGCGCCGGGACACCAAGAACACCGCGGCCGAGATCTACGCCTTCAAGCGCGAGGTGCTGGAGTTCCGGCGGGCGACCGGCCCGCTGTCCGCGCCGATGACCCTCCTGCAGAACCCCGGCGTGCCGTACGTCCACGACCACGCCCGGCCGTTCTTCCGCGACGTCGACGACCACCTCACCCGCGCCAACGAGTCGGTGGAGAGCCTGGACCGGCTGCTCTCGGACATTCTCGCCGCCCATCTGGCGCAGATGGGGGTGCGGCAGAACGACGACATGCGCAAGATCTCGGCCTGGGCGGCGCTGGCGGCCGTACCGACCCTGATCGCCGGCATCTACGGCATGAACTTCGCCGACATGCCGGAGCTGAGATGGAACCTGGGCTATCCCACGGTCCTGCTGGCGATGGTGGTCATCGAGGTCTCGCTCTACCGCCTGTTCAAACGCCGCGGCTGGCTGTGA
- a CDS encoding histidine phosphatase family protein: MPTLILVRHGRSTANTAGVLAGRAPGVALDERGAAQAVALPARLSQVPLTAVVSSPLQRCRETVAPLLEVRPWLTLHVEDRISECDYGDWSGRKLAELADEPLMEVVQQHPSAAAFPGGESMRAMQARAVDAVREWNARTEEAHGPEAVYAMCSHGDIIKALVADALGMHLDLFQRISVEPCSVTAIRYTRLRPYLVRLGDTGDFGSLAPREDGGGAAADRDAAVGGGAGAA; the protein is encoded by the coding sequence ATGCCCACGCTGATCCTGGTGCGGCACGGCCGCTCCACCGCCAACACCGCCGGAGTGCTCGCCGGACGGGCCCCCGGTGTCGCCCTCGACGAGCGCGGCGCCGCCCAGGCCGTCGCGCTGCCCGCACGGCTGTCCCAGGTGCCGCTGACCGCCGTCGTCTCCAGCCCGCTGCAGCGCTGCCGGGAGACCGTGGCGCCGCTGCTGGAGGTCCGGCCGTGGCTCACGCTGCACGTCGAGGACCGGATCAGCGAGTGCGACTACGGCGACTGGTCGGGCCGCAAACTCGCCGAGCTGGCCGACGAGCCGCTGATGGAGGTCGTCCAGCAGCACCCGTCCGCGGCCGCCTTCCCCGGCGGCGAGTCGATGCGCGCCATGCAGGCCAGGGCCGTGGACGCGGTGCGCGAGTGGAACGCGCGGACCGAGGAGGCGCACGGCCCCGAGGCGGTGTACGCCATGTGTTCGCACGGCGACATCATCAAGGCCCTGGTCGCCGACGCCCTGGGCATGCACCTCGACCTGTTCCAGCGGATCTCCGTCGAGCCCTGCTCGGTCACCGCGATCCGCTACACCCGGCTGCGCCCCTACCTCGTGCGGCTCGGGGACACCGGCGATTTCGGATCCCTCGCGCCCCGGGAGGACGGCGGCGGGGCGGCGGCCGACCGGGACGCGGCTGTCGGCGGTGGTGCGGGAGCAGCGTGA